A window of Eubalaena glacialis isolate mEubGla1 chromosome 11, mEubGla1.1.hap2.+ XY, whole genome shotgun sequence genomic DNA:
CTAGACTTgaaaaaatgattaaatttaCTGTTTTTTCTCTCTTGAGAACTCTTGTAGTAAaccatttatgtattcatttattcatcaagcatattgatttttctattatGGATCTCAAACTGTGCCTCAAGCTGGGGATTCGGAGATGAATAATCATGAGTTTGGGCCTCACAATTTAGTAGAGGGAAGGAGagatataaaaagtaaatatagaaAACTGTCACAAGTGTGGcaaaataagtaagaaaatgtTAGAGGACAGAGCAGTCCAGTCTACCTGAAGGGTTGATTAAATCTTCATTGAGTAGGTGTTACAGTGTTCTGAACTTTAAAGATGGGATAGGTGTTCACGTGGAGTAAAAAGTGGGGCCAGCACTCAAGAAAGAGTGGAAGGTGCTGagcaatgaaataataaaattctaaaaatagttTATATAACTTCAGCATAGGTTGCAGCAGGAGTGCCCAGGGAAGTGAGGCTGGAGAAATCAGAGTTGGCCTGATGTAAGGATACGTGTGCTATGCCCAAGAGTTTTGAATTTATCCTATGAAAAACAGCGAGCCAAGGATACTTTTATACCCTAGGCTTTATTTTAGAAAGACCTACTATGGTagaatgtgtgtgtttatgtgtgtaagGGAACGATCTAGCAAATAGGGACCCTCATGATTATTCAAGGAAAAGATGCTAAGGATACCTAGGCTAGGACGGTAGAAGTGAGGTcgtagaggagggagagaaattaAGGTGTAAAAGAGGCAAAATGAGAGGAATTTGGTGAGCAAAGAGTTGTGGGGAGTTGGTAACGGAAGTGACATTGAACTAAAATTGAGAGCTGAGTACTAATCTATGATCTTGAATTAGGATTATGTTTTCTAACCatcaatttcttttttgtaaaatggCAAAGTAGGACTTTATTAGACTTGAAGTCTCTAAAAATCAATTGATTCTCTTTTAGATATTCACATTGTATATAAATAGATTCAAGGATTTAAGGCCTCCATAACaattatagctaacatttaccCTTTATCATATATCGTTATGAATGTTGACTCAGTTGATCCTCATTATAACCCTTTATGGTAGATGATAATgcaattcccattttacagatgaggagctgAGGCTTAATTTTTTCAAATCACATCTTTTATCTTCTGCGTGTCTTAGGCCAcgtgggctgctataacaaaataccgaAGAGTGGGTGGcctataaacaacagaagtttatttctcacagtcctggagggtggaagtctgagatcagggtccCAGCACAGTAGAGTGAGGGCCCCCTTCCGGGTTTCAGACTTCATGTTGTATCCTCACATTGCAGAAAGGGTAAGTTAGCTCTCAGGGCTCTCTTTTATAATAGCACCAAatctaatcaccttccaaaggtcCCAAAGTTCCTACCTCTTAATACTATCACCTTGGGTattaggttttcaacatatgaattttgggaggacacaaacattcagactataGTACTGCTTTTTTATTCTCTGTGTAATTTTTCTCATGAAGCACTTGGATTGTACCCAACTCCTTCCTAGGTCCATTACTAGGAATATTATTGCATATTAATTAATACTGGCTATTGTAACAGGTATAACACTCAATCTTATTGGTTTAACATAGCCTAAGTTTATTCTTCGTGCATGTGAATCCAGTTAGTATCAGGAGGTAGATCTCTCCTCTACACAGTCATTCAGGGGCCCAGGCTGATGGTGACTCTTCAGGATCACCTTTGGCACTGACATCTATctgaaaggggaagaaagagaatggCTGATAGAGTGGGAGGTCTTTTGTAGGCCTGGTCTTGAAGAAGTATAACTCATTTCTGCCCCTCTTCCATGTGTTACATGCAAGGGAGACTGGAAAATGTAGTCTAGTTGTGTgcccaggaggaaagaaaaaggaggctTGGTGAATAGGTAGATACTCTCTTTTAAAGGTGGGACTTGAACCTGGACCATCTGACTTCAGACTCCTCACCCAAACCACCATGTTACATATTACCTTTTGGACTTGATTGCTCTCATGGAATCAACAGTAATCAAACTATTTTGTACATAAAGCAACGTGAGGATACAGGTTGACTTTATAGTGACTATTACACTGTGTAGTTAAGATTTGTGGCTTCATACAGGTaagaaataaatccaaaatataaatttcataaaCTCTCTTCTCAGTTTCTCATTAAGTTCAATGACTTAGTGAGGTTAATTTGTCAGTttgaagcaattaaaaaaatacattttacttcaACTTTCATTTTCTGATAGGTCTCATATATTGTACCCATTGTAATGAAACTTAATCATTTCATAAACTCATAACACTTTAGAAATGGAAGGAACCTTTAAATTATCTCTAAAACTAGTCTGatttcctcattttgcagatgaggatagAGACTCGGGGACTTACTCAACGTTTCACTCTTCAGGGGCAAAATCCCATCTTTCTTTTCACTGCGCTTGCTACTCACTCTATCATTTTCCTGAAGAAGCGCTTGGGCTGCCTGCCCTCCTTCCTAGCCGCACTTACAGGAATATTATTCGTCATAAAAGAACAGTGTGACTCTCATAGTGTTTAGGAATTGGGGATGTTCTGATTCTTCACATTTTGGGGGTATAATTTGGGATTAAGCAGGAAATCTACTTTTAAACGTTTGCctttagaaacatttaaaagaatattatggATCATTTTCTCCTCGTAGTAATTGGAGTTGGTTATCTTTTGAAATGTCAATTTTCACTATGAGGTAAATATACAAAGGGAGACTGTTGAATGGTGAATTTCCTGGATCCTACTTTGAAGGTGGAAACTTGTCTTTTGCTCTTAAAAGTGGGggtagaaaatactttttttaaaaaataaatttatttatttatttatttatttttgactgtgttgggtcttcgtttctgtgcgagggctttctctagttgcggcgagcggggggccactcttcatcgcgatgcgcgggcctctcactatcgcagcctctcttgttgtggagcacaggctccagacgtgcaggctcagtagttgtggctcacgggcccagttgctccgcggcatgtgggctcctcccagaccagggctcaaacccgtgtcccctgcattggcaggcggattctcaaccactgcaccaccagggaagcccgaaaatacttctttttttaaaattgaagtctagttgatttatagtgttgtgtgagtttctggcatacagcaaagtgactcagatgtgtatatatatataaatacacacacacacacatatatatatatatacgtacacatatatatatatgttctttttcatattcttttccattatggtttattccaggatattgaatatagttccctgtgctgtacaatatttcTGATTGATAATTAGCTTTTGTTAATTTTAACTTTatctaaaaaaaggaaatatcctAGTcagtatattatttttgtttcaaagaACAGAGATATCATCAAATTACGTCAGGAAAAAAGGGGCTCACTGAAAcctattctataaaatatttcaggAATTGAGGAAAAAGTTCAGGAAGACCTCAGGAAAGGCAGACACCAAGGCAGGTGGTGGAACTACCTACTTCTTTATCTCTTACCTTTGCACCTGTGCTTGTTTCCCACTCCTATGTGTCCCCATCTCTCAACACCGTGAGGCTCGCACAAAGCTCTCCACAGGTTACCTGACTCCTGATGCCAAATGACCTTTGGACTCAAGTGCCCGTTTCCCTGGGGCAATTCTGTGACTTTTAGTTCAAATTTCTAGAGAAATGGATTTGATTGGTCCAGTTCCTCTTTTTCAGAGCAGACCTTACCAGCAGAAGTTGTTGGACAGTTTATAAAGAGACCAATATTCTTTGAGGTTTGCCTTCCTCAACATCACTTCTCATTTAAAACGTGGATATAGAAGATGTTCATGATTGAGCTGAGGGGCAGTGAATCTAAAATACCCCCAAGAATGAATCTTCTTCtgttctgcctctttctcttaaAATAGACTGTGGGACATCCTCTGGTTGAGAGTTTGCTTTTGTTAACGGAGACCGTACTGTTATTAGGATTATTATCCTTTGTGGCAATCTGTTTTTccccaataattttattttttccatatgaaACTAGAGCAGTTTTAGAAAACAAGCTCTGTGAAAATGTCATTGACATTTGCTTATTTCCTCCCCAATCATCCTGACTTCATAATTATGTGAACTTTTGAAATTTCATTGAACTTTTTAAATGACCATTTCTTTTAATTAGATTGCTTCAGCATGAAAGTCTAAAAATGTGTCCTATTTTTTCAGTCTAATGAATTAAAGTGAGAAATTAGCTGTCTCAGAAAGTTTTTGTTTCAGCACATTTTTTCCATTCAAAGTGATTTACAGCAACCTAAATCCACTAACTAGCTTGCACTTCAGATGCCTATTGGTGCATGTAGGTGATGTTTTATTTCTGCTTAGAAGGTGTAATGCAGACTCTCTGGGGAGCTAGTCAAGCTGGGTAAAACTATTAAATAGGAGTGTATGGAGACAAACAAAATTTCAGAGTCAATGAGACAAATCAGAATACAAATAAGAACTGAAATCTAATGGAGAGGAAACCAAGTAGGAACAAATTCACAACTTGACGCTAAATTTACTCTCTTCTGTAGCTTGtgtcagattaattttttttacatgcaTCTCATGTCAACACaattatgtgtgtatacatatatatacatatatatatatacacatagattttttaaaatattaaattagaacTTTTATAGAATATAGATCTTTCTCTAACAGctatatcttttaaatttatatgttgtATCATTTTGCTATTCATTAATTACATtaatagttaaaattaaaataacatttaagtaatgctatacaatttaaaaacagtttcacatacattatctcatttggtctttttttttttttttcactgttcaaggtttatttattgttttagttgGTATAACATAGTTGGCTGCATTATTTatgttgatttttcctttttacattacATGGCAATGTATACTATTCTGATACATATAGTACATAAGATTCTTTAGAACAAGACATAACAATGTCTTGTTATGCACAAGACATGCAATACTGGATTTATAATCAATCCCAGAATGTGattaattggagaaaaaaaagttgGACTAGGCATCTTGGCTAAAGGAACCAGAAGTTAtataactggagaaaaaaaagttgGACTAGGCATCTTGGCTAAAGGAACCAGAAGTTATATAACAGAGTTAAATACACATCTGGTTTGAAGGGCAACTGCAGCATCTGCAACATTGTCAGTGGTACCTCTTGAGGAAGTAGAACTATTTTACACGAACCAATTTAGGACCACACAAGATAAGTGCCATGCAGCATCAGGATACAGCTGCAGGGTTTTATGAACCATTCCTATTGCTAATGTTAGGAAATTGATGTTTTTCCTAGGTTGTCTTAACATTACTGCTTTAGTCACAGATCAGATATAAAGGACAATATGCACAACCTCCAACTAAAATCGTTTTGTAGCCTAGACAGTGAAGTGGTATGATATTAGACTTTAAAACTGCAGCTCTTTCTGGATCCCCCAAAGTGTATCTGCACTCTTCTTCAAACAGGCCTGTTCCTCAGGAGTCAGAGTCACTTTCACAACATCTGAGATTCCATTCTGTCCCAAAATGCAAGGAACACTAAGGAAGACATCCTCTTTTATTCCATAGAAACCCTTAATCATGGTGGAAATCGGATGCACCCGCCTAAGGTTCTTCATTATACTTTCTGCCAGATCTGCCACAGATAGTCCAATGGCCCAGGATGTGTAGCCTTTCAGTTTGATCACCTCATAAGCACTGTCAACCACCTGTTTGTGAACTGCTTTCCACTGTTCCTTATCTGCATCAGTGCCTAATTCGGGGTGCAGATTCTTCAGGGAGACACCAGCAACATTCACTCCACTCCATACAGGCACACTAGAGTCTCCATGCTCCCCAAGGATCCATCCATGACAGCTTAATGGGTGAACTCCCAGCCTTTCCCCCATGAGGTAACGGAACCGGGCTGAATCCAAATTGCAACCGCTTCCAATAACACGGTTTTTGGGAAAGCCGCTTATCTTCCAAGCCACATACGTCAAGATAGCCACTGGATTGGAAACAACAAGCAACTTGCAGTTTGGGCTGTATTTTACAATATTAGGAATGATGAATTTAAAGATGTTCACATTACGCTGGACCAAATTAAGACGGCTTTCTCCCTCTTGCTGACGTGCTCCAGCTGTGACAATAACCAGCCTGGAGTTTGCTGTCACATTATCGTCTTTGCTAGAGACGATTTTtggtgttttaaggaaaaggctGCCATGTTGGAGATCCATCATCTCTCCCTTCAGTTTGTCTTCTATGACATCAACAAGAGCAATTTCATCTGCCAAGTCCTTCATTaagacactgatggcacaggcCATGCCAACAGCACCAACACCAACCACTGTAATCTTATTCTGGGGGGCATGTTCTTCCTTAAGAAGATTCTGAATCAGCTGATCCTTGAGAGTTGCCATATTGGACATAAAACCGAAAGGAATCGGGAGTGCACGTCGGGCGGGCGGGCGTCGGCGGCAAGCGGCGCTGGACCCGGAATTGGCGGCAGCTGCTCGGGTACCTCATTTGGTCTTTATAAGGACTTTATGGAGCTATCTTAGAGATGAACAAACAAGTTCTTTGAAAGGTGAATGGGCTTAAGCATTTACTCAAGTACAGTA
This region includes:
- the LOC133100648 gene encoding L-lactate dehydrogenase A chain-like isoform X2 — protein: MSNMATLKDQLIQNLLKEEHAPQNKITVVGVGAVGMACAISVLMKDLADEIALVDVIEDKLKGEMMDLQHGSLFLKTPKIVSSKDDNVTANSRLVIVTAGARQQEGESRLNLVQRNVNIFKFIIPNIVKYSPNCKLLVVSNPVAILTYVAWKISGFPKNRVIGSGCNLDSARFRYLMGERLGVHPLSCHGWILGEHGDSSVPVWSGVNVAGVSLKNLHPELGTDADKEQWKACRYTLGDPERAAVLKSNIIPLHCLGYKTILVGGCAYCPLYLICD
- the LOC133100648 gene encoding L-lactate dehydrogenase A chain-like isoform X1; this encodes MSNMATLKDQLIQNLLKEEHAPQNKITVVGVGAVGMACAISVLMKDLADEIALVDVIEDKLKGEMMDLQHGSLFLKTPKIVSSKDDNVTANSRLVIVTAGARQQEGESRLNLVQRNVNIFKFIIPNIVKYSPNCKLLVVSNPVAILTYVAWKISGFPKNRVIGSGCNLDSARFRYLMGERLGVHPLSCHGWILGEHGDSSVPVWSGVNVAGVSLKNLHPELGTDADKEQWKAVHKQVVDSAYEVIKLKGYTSWAIGLSVADLAESIMKNLRRVHPISTMIKGFYGIKEDVFLSVPCILGQNGISDVVKVTLTPEEQACLKKSADTLWGIQKELQF